The Caulifigura coniformis genome includes a region encoding these proteins:
- a CDS encoding efflux RND transporter permease subunit, producing MRIAHFFIDRPIFATVVSFVIIILGGISYVSLPAALYPDVVPPTIVVRASYPGASPEVIADSVATPIEQEVNGVEDMLYMSSQCTTDGAMALTITFRLGTDLDKAQVLVQNRVAIAEARLPEEVRRLGVTTIKSSPDLLLVIHLISPGAKYNQEYVGNYGFIQLKDTLARIDGVGDVLLNGLREYSMRIWLDPDRLAHLSLTPGDVIASLREQNVQVASGVIGQPPVPNGNAFQLSINTLGRLIEPGQFENIIVRTGANGRVVRVKDVARIELGARDYTVESSLDGEPAVAMIISQRPGSNALATATAVEETIAELAKGFPEGVDYRIIYNPTVFVRESIDAVLRTLNEAVILVVIVVLVFLQNWRASLIPLLAIPVSLIGTFAAMSAFGFSLNMLSLFGLVLAIGIVVDDAIVVVENVERHIANGLSPRAAAYKAMDEVTVAVIAIAIGLSAVFIPTAFVGGLTGQFYRQFALTIAVSTLISAFNSLTLAPAMCAILLQPHGAKRDWFSRIWDFAFGWFFRLFNRGFDWSSSVYGRTVRWLFPRAFLPLGVYVGLLVITGYGFQKAPTGFIPPSDMGYMIAMVQLPDGASVERTSAVVNRAVKTILEHPGVDHAISYAGYSGTTRSASSNYGSVFIMPKPFHERLNGPKASDIQKELQPELSKISDATIFIIPPPPVRGLGTAGGFKFLVQDRGGAGYKELQKATDDLIAAAARDSSLSNVFTTYRATTPQLYANVDRVKASMLNVPIANVFEALQVNLGSAYVNDLNLFGRVFQVRVQSEGDFRTEAEDVTRLKTRNANGKMVPLGSVLDMEWKSGPDRVVRYNMYPSAEVQGDTAPGRSSGEAMATIERLAEEVLPPGMTIAWTDIAYQQQLAGNTAAYIFPLCVLFVFLVHSAEYESWMLPLAIILIAPVCLPFALGGVLARGMDNNLITQIGFIVLIGLAAKNAVLIVEFSKHLEDGGMNRFDATVEACRLRLRPIMMTSFAFILGVLPLAIAKGPGAEIRQVLGTAVFAGMLGVTVFGLFLTPTFYVVLRGVSLRFWNRGRNARSHHEEGHSGHALHVEGHSVNGSSDKGEVSTAAHH from the coding sequence GTGAGAATTGCACACTTCTTCATCGACCGGCCGATCTTCGCGACGGTCGTCTCGTTCGTCATCATCATCCTGGGGGGGATTTCCTACGTCTCCCTGCCGGCGGCGCTCTATCCCGATGTCGTCCCGCCGACCATCGTGGTCCGAGCCAGCTATCCCGGTGCGTCGCCCGAGGTGATTGCCGACTCGGTGGCCACCCCCATCGAGCAGGAAGTGAACGGCGTCGAGGACATGCTCTACATGTCCTCGCAGTGCACGACCGACGGCGCCATGGCGCTCACGATCACGTTCCGCCTGGGAACCGATCTCGACAAGGCCCAGGTGCTGGTCCAGAACCGGGTCGCGATCGCCGAAGCGCGGTTGCCCGAAGAAGTGCGGCGCCTGGGGGTGACGACCATCAAGTCCTCCCCCGACCTGCTGCTGGTCATCCACCTCATTTCGCCCGGGGCAAAGTACAACCAGGAGTACGTTGGCAACTACGGGTTTATCCAGCTCAAAGACACGCTGGCCCGTATCGACGGCGTCGGCGACGTGTTGCTGAACGGCCTGCGCGAATACAGCATGCGCATCTGGCTTGATCCGGACCGCCTGGCGCATCTCTCGCTCACGCCGGGTGACGTCATCGCCAGCCTCCGGGAGCAGAACGTCCAGGTCGCCTCGGGCGTGATCGGGCAGCCTCCCGTTCCGAATGGAAACGCGTTCCAGCTTTCGATCAATACGCTCGGACGGCTGATCGAGCCGGGCCAGTTTGAAAACATCATCGTCCGCACCGGCGCCAACGGACGCGTGGTCCGCGTGAAGGATGTGGCCCGCATCGAACTGGGCGCCCGCGACTACACGGTCGAGAGCAGTCTGGATGGCGAACCGGCCGTGGCGATGATCATCTCGCAGCGTCCTGGTTCCAACGCGCTGGCCACCGCCACGGCCGTCGAAGAAACCATCGCCGAACTGGCGAAGGGATTCCCGGAAGGGGTCGACTATCGCATCATCTACAACCCGACGGTCTTCGTTCGCGAGTCGATCGACGCCGTGCTGCGCACGCTGAACGAAGCGGTGATCCTCGTGGTCATCGTCGTGCTCGTGTTCCTCCAGAACTGGCGGGCGAGCCTGATTCCGCTGCTGGCGATCCCCGTGTCGCTGATCGGCACGTTCGCGGCCATGTCGGCCTTCGGCTTCTCGCTGAACATGTTGTCGCTGTTCGGACTCGTGCTCGCGATCGGCATCGTCGTCGACGACGCGATCGTCGTGGTGGAAAACGTTGAACGACATATCGCGAACGGTCTGTCGCCACGCGCCGCCGCCTATAAGGCGATGGACGAAGTGACGGTCGCGGTTATCGCGATCGCGATCGGCCTGTCGGCCGTGTTTATTCCCACCGCGTTCGTCGGCGGCCTGACCGGGCAATTTTACCGGCAATTCGCGCTCACGATTGCCGTTTCGACTCTGATCTCGGCGTTCAACTCACTCACGCTGGCTCCCGCCATGTGCGCCATCCTGCTGCAGCCCCACGGGGCCAAGCGCGACTGGTTCAGCCGGATCTGGGATTTCGCCTTCGGCTGGTTCTTCCGCCTGTTCAACCGCGGATTCGACTGGTCGAGCAGCGTCTACGGCCGGACGGTGCGATGGCTCTTTCCGAGGGCGTTCCTGCCCTTGGGGGTGTATGTGGGCCTGCTCGTCATCACGGGCTACGGATTCCAGAAGGCACCGACAGGGTTCATCCCCCCTTCGGACATGGGATACATGATCGCAATGGTCCAGCTCCCCGACGGCGCTTCAGTCGAGCGGACATCGGCCGTCGTCAATCGCGCGGTGAAAACGATCCTGGAACATCCGGGCGTCGATCACGCGATTTCGTACGCCGGTTATTCGGGGACAACCCGCAGTGCGAGTTCGAACTACGGCTCGGTCTTCATTATGCCGAAGCCGTTCCACGAGCGCCTCAATGGTCCGAAGGCGAGCGACATCCAGAAGGAGCTGCAGCCCGAGCTTTCCAAGATCTCCGACGCCACGATCTTCATCATCCCGCCTCCGCCCGTCCGCGGGCTGGGCACCGCAGGCGGCTTCAAGTTCCTCGTGCAGGATCGCGGTGGGGCCGGTTACAAGGAACTGCAGAAGGCGACGGACGATCTCATCGCCGCCGCCGCCAGGGACTCGTCTCTTTCCAACGTCTTCACCACCTATCGCGCGACGACGCCTCAGCTCTACGCCAACGTCGATCGCGTGAAGGCGAGCATGCTCAATGTGCCGATCGCCAATGTTTTCGAAGCCTTGCAGGTGAACCTCGGCTCGGCCTACGTGAACGATCTAAACCTGTTCGGCCGCGTGTTTCAGGTCCGCGTGCAATCGGAGGGAGACTTTCGAACGGAAGCGGAAGACGTCACGCGTCTGAAAACCAGGAATGCCAATGGCAAGATGGTTCCGCTCGGTTCGGTGCTCGACATGGAATGGAAGAGCGGCCCCGACCGGGTCGTTCGTTACAACATGTATCCGTCCGCTGAAGTGCAGGGGGATACCGCGCCCGGACGAAGTTCCGGGGAAGCCATGGCCACCATCGAACGACTGGCCGAGGAAGTGCTCCCTCCGGGCATGACCATTGCCTGGACCGATATTGCTTACCAGCAGCAACTGGCCGGCAACACAGCGGCGTACATCTTCCCGCTGTGCGTGCTGTTCGTCTTTCTCGTTCACTCCGCCGAGTACGAGAGCTGGATGCTGCCGCTGGCGATCATTCTCATTGCGCCCGTCTGTCTTCCGTTCGCGCTGGGCGGCGTCCTCGCCCGCGGAATGGACAACAACCTGATCACACAGATCGGGTTTATTGTGCTGATCGGCCTGGCCGCCAAGAACGCTGTGCTGATCGTCGAGTTCTCCAAGCACCTGGAAGACGGCGGCATGAACCGTTTTGACGCCACCGTGGAAGCATGCCGCCTGCGGCTGCGCCCCATCATGATGACGTCGTTCGCGTTCATCCTGGGCGTGCTGCCGCTGGCCATCGCCAAGGGACCCGGAGCCGAGATCCGACAGGTGCTGGGAACCGCGGTCTTCGCCGGGATGCTGGGCGTGACGGTCTTCGGTCTCTTCCTGACGCCGACGTTCTACGTCGTGCTGCGTGGCGTATCGCTGCGGTTCTGGAACCGAGGCCGGAATGCCCGGTCCCATCACGAAGAGGGACACTCCGGCCACGCCCTGCACGTCGAAGGCCACTCCGTGAACGGGTCGTCGGACAAGGGAGAGGTCTCCACAGCCGCCCATCATTGA
- a CDS encoding GTPase family protein → MWNPFKKLSPSHDGDEEFLTQRAKLLAAAPIPRLWLFGKTGSGKSSIVRYLTGAPEAVIGAGFRPQTQSARLFSFPDDELPIVRFLDTRGLGEANYDPSADLAQFDDVAHLLIVTVRVTDQAVEDVIRPLRDLRKAEPGRPVLLVVTCLHDAYPGQQHPDPDPFGSDLTPLPDSLPTNLHRAIEAQYQRFDGLFDRAVPVDLTPADEGYAQPDFGGQRLKQAILDLLPAAYRQTLLQMDQLRDVIGEMYERRTAPIILSHSALAASAAAVPLPWVDLPVVMAIQSHMVHRLARLNKQRLDAATLAHGSMAVGGRIAFRMGLRELLKFIPWVGMAVNAAAAFAITYATGAAWNWYFVQVRQGHIPTDEELRTVYQQQLQSGAKLWRSTQAEKTS, encoded by the coding sequence ATGTGGAATCCGTTCAAAAAACTCTCTCCCAGCCACGACGGCGATGAGGAGTTTCTGACTCAGCGGGCGAAGCTTCTCGCTGCAGCGCCCATTCCACGCCTGTGGCTGTTCGGGAAAACCGGCAGCGGAAAGTCCTCCATTGTCCGGTATCTGACCGGGGCTCCGGAGGCGGTCATCGGCGCCGGGTTTCGGCCGCAGACTCAGTCCGCACGTCTCTTCAGCTTCCCGGATGACGAACTCCCCATCGTCCGATTTCTCGATACTCGCGGCCTGGGCGAAGCGAATTACGATCCATCCGCCGACCTGGCGCAGTTCGACGACGTAGCCCATCTTCTGATCGTGACCGTGCGCGTCACCGATCAGGCGGTCGAAGACGTCATCCGTCCGTTGCGAGACCTGCGCAAGGCCGAACCGGGTCGACCGGTCCTCCTGGTGGTCACCTGTCTGCACGACGCCTATCCCGGCCAGCAGCATCCCGATCCCGATCCATTTGGAAGCGATCTGACGCCGTTGCCCGATTCGCTGCCGACGAATCTTCATCGCGCGATCGAAGCCCAGTACCAGAGGTTCGACGGGCTCTTCGATCGTGCGGTTCCCGTCGACCTCACACCAGCCGACGAAGGTTATGCGCAACCCGATTTTGGCGGACAGCGGCTGAAGCAGGCGATTCTCGATCTGCTTCCGGCCGCCTATCGACAGACGCTGCTGCAGATGGATCAGCTGCGCGACGTCATCGGCGAGATGTATGAGCGTCGCACTGCGCCGATCATCCTGTCGCATAGCGCCCTCGCCGCGTCGGCGGCCGCGGTGCCGCTTCCCTGGGTCGACCTTCCCGTCGTGATGGCTATCCAGTCGCACATGGTTCATCGACTGGCGCGCCTGAACAAGCAAAGGCTCGATGCGGCGACCCTCGCCCACGGCAGCATGGCGGTCGGCGGGCGGATTGCGTTCCGGATGGGGCTCCGCGAACTCCTGAAATTCATTCCCTGGGTGGGAATGGCAGTCAACGCGGCCGCTGCATTTGCGATCACCTATGCCACCGGGGCAGCCTGGAACTGGTATTTCGTGCAGGTGCGGCAAGGGCACATCCCCACGGATGAGGAACTGCGGACGGTCTATCAGCAGCAGCTCCAGTCCGGCGCGAAGTTGTGGCGTTCCACCCAGGCGGAGAAGACCTCGTGA
- a CDS encoding GTPase family protein translates to MISCRSLVLGGLFALPVLAYVVMGGYALWTTNLLSRLWWLLPVCWFLTWALSKIWRPVPAFQMKQADPGRGPAHWTARDQSAAGIIRDFQEQVEEFTPAQLTDPAFYEKQGQELAVALARHYHPRASDPYSSLTVPEVLAAIRLVVDDMEQWMLESVPGSRLLTIRHWQMLGSAPKWYRRLQDTAWVAAVLVNPLNVARYFSSRLTLEPVTTELQTELLAAVYLRYIRQLGYYFIEMNSGRLRGGANRYREAFQASPDRTAGRVNDNSVLRSVTAQPVTIALVGQVSSGKSSLVNALAGSHQAEVDLLPETQTVSRYQFQLGEPPVAVTLLDTPGYSEAGASAAQLKQIQAALREANCVLVVMDAHSPARDADVRAVRELEQWYVSQPRLKTPPMIGVLTHVDLLRPTLEWKPPYEWRTPTSPKEHSIHDAVHYVQGLFGKSLTAVAPICLAEQKERVWGVLDELMPAMLAALSEAHSVALLRAFEKDLDRDRLRLVFRQLRRSGSDLLKWWIDERLRPDSSAP, encoded by the coding sequence GTGATCTCTTGCCGCTCGCTTGTCCTGGGAGGACTGTTCGCGCTTCCCGTGTTGGCGTATGTCGTCATGGGAGGCTACGCCCTCTGGACGACGAACCTCCTGAGCCGCCTCTGGTGGCTGCTGCCGGTGTGCTGGTTCCTCACGTGGGCTCTCTCGAAAATCTGGCGGCCGGTCCCGGCTTTCCAGATGAAGCAGGCCGACCCGGGGCGCGGTCCCGCCCACTGGACCGCGCGTGACCAGTCGGCCGCGGGCATCATCCGTGACTTCCAGGAGCAGGTCGAAGAATTCACACCGGCGCAGCTCACGGATCCCGCCTTCTACGAGAAGCAGGGACAGGAGCTGGCCGTCGCGTTGGCCCGGCATTATCACCCCCGCGCGAGCGACCCCTATTCCTCCCTCACAGTTCCGGAAGTTCTCGCGGCGATCAGGCTTGTTGTCGACGACATGGAGCAGTGGATGCTCGAGTCGGTCCCCGGCAGCCGGCTCCTGACGATCCGCCACTGGCAGATGCTTGGTTCCGCCCCGAAGTGGTACCGCCGCCTGCAGGACACCGCATGGGTGGCGGCCGTTCTGGTCAATCCGCTGAACGTCGCTCGCTACTTTTCCTCCCGCCTCACCCTCGAACCCGTCACGACGGAACTCCAGACTGAACTCCTGGCGGCCGTTTACCTCCGCTACATCCGACAGCTCGGCTACTACTTCATTGAAATGAACAGTGGCCGGTTGCGAGGGGGCGCGAACCGTTATCGCGAGGCGTTCCAGGCGTCGCCCGATCGCACGGCGGGCCGAGTTAATGACAACAGCGTCCTGCGGTCCGTGACGGCCCAACCCGTTACGATTGCGCTGGTCGGGCAGGTGAGCTCTGGAAAATCGAGTCTGGTGAACGCCCTGGCCGGCAGTCATCAAGCCGAGGTCGACCTCCTGCCGGAAACCCAGACGGTCAGCCGCTATCAGTTCCAGCTGGGGGAGCCTCCTGTCGCCGTGACGTTGCTCGACACGCCCGGGTACAGCGAGGCGGGGGCCTCAGCGGCGCAGCTCAAGCAGATCCAGGCCGCCCTGCGTGAAGCGAACTGCGTCCTCGTGGTGATGGACGCGCATTCGCCCGCGCGGGATGCCGATGTGCGGGCCGTGCGCGAGCTTGAGCAATGGTATGTCTCACAGCCGCGGCTCAAGACGCCTCCCATGATCGGCGTGCTCACCCACGTCGACCTTCTCCGACCCACGCTGGAATGGAAGCCTCCCTACGAATGGCGGACGCCGACTTCTCCGAAAGAGCATTCCATCCACGATGCCGTCCATTACGTACAGGGGCTGTTTGGAAAGTCGCTGACGGCGGTCGCACCGATCTGCCTGGCCGAGCAAAAGGAACGCGTCTGGGGCGTGCTCGATGAACTGATGCCGGCCATGCTGGCCGCGCTCAGTGAAGCCCATTCTGTGGCGCTGCTGCGGGCATTTGAGAAAGACCTCGACAGGGATCGGCTTCGCCTGGTCTTCCGTCAGCTCCGCCGCTCAGGGAGCGACCTCCTGAAGTGGTGGATCGACGAACGCCTGCGCCCCGATTCCTCCGCTCCCTGA
- a CDS encoding SDR family oxidoreductase, translating to MSRSNVRDLFQLDGKTVLVTGASGHLGSSMSRALAEAGASVVVTSRRLAEAERIASELPQDRAARHLGVELDHMSEASIADGFANAISRAGQIDVLVANGHEGLSRNWTEVTGEEFTRQLQNAAGYFLLARHLRNHVVARGADGTVILVGSMYGVVGSYPSVYDGLTIVSPAAYHALKGGIVHLTRHLAVLWAKDRVRVNCLSPGAFPPERVSPELRDRLAARAPMGRLGNPDELKGPILFLASAASSYMTGQNLLIDGGWTAW from the coding sequence GTGAGTCGTTCGAACGTCCGAGACCTGTTCCAACTCGATGGCAAAACCGTGCTTGTCACTGGCGCCTCGGGCCATCTCGGATCATCCATGAGCCGTGCGCTGGCGGAGGCCGGCGCCTCCGTCGTCGTGACCAGCCGGCGCCTGGCCGAGGCGGAACGTATTGCGAGCGAACTTCCGCAGGATCGGGCCGCCAGGCATCTCGGCGTGGAACTCGATCACATGAGCGAGGCGTCCATCGCCGACGGATTTGCCAACGCAATCTCCCGGGCGGGGCAGATTGACGTCCTGGTCGCGAACGGACACGAAGGTCTGTCGCGGAACTGGACGGAGGTGACGGGCGAGGAGTTTACGCGTCAGCTGCAGAACGCTGCGGGGTATTTCCTGCTGGCGAGGCATCTGCGAAATCATGTCGTCGCGCGCGGCGCTGATGGAACGGTGATCCTCGTCGGCTCGATGTACGGCGTCGTCGGGTCGTACCCCTCGGTCTACGACGGGCTGACGATCGTCAGCCCCGCGGCCTACCACGCGCTCAAGGGGGGAATCGTTCACCTCACGCGCCATCTTGCGGTGTTGTGGGCCAAAGACCGCGTGCGCGTGAACTGCCTGAGCCCCGGCGCCTTCCCTCCCGAACGCGTCTCTCCAGAACTGCGCGACCGACTGGCTGCCCGCGCGCCGATGGGCCGCCTGGGCAACCCTGACGAACTGAAAGGCCCGATTCTGTTCCTGGCATCAGCCGCGTCGAGCTACATGACCGGGCAGAACCTCCTGATCGACGGAGGCTGGACGGCCTGGTGA
- a CDS encoding prolyl oligopeptidase family serine peptidase — protein MTAATAAPPGPPKTATVDHVDEYHGVKVRDPYRWLEDDVRTSTEVAAWVEAENKATFGFLETIPERKSIQERLTKLWNYEKYSAPFKGGGRYYFLKNDGLQNQFVLYVQDTLESPPRVLIDPNTWSKDGTVALEDTVFSDDGKYVAYSVQEAGSDWVVWKVMEIDSGKILPDEIRWVKFNSPAWTADSKGFFYGRFSEPKTGEEFQGLNLNQKVYYHRMGQPQDSDVLVFARPDHPDWGFSSEVSEDGRYLVITVHVGTDDKYRVFYKDLLEPYGMPIELIDNFNNEYSFIGNDGQVFYFKTDLNAPLKRVIAIDTRKPGREHWKEIIPQQSVPMTRVGLIGNLFCVSSLKDAVSQVSLFTMDGKFLRNVELPGIGAASGFGGKRTYTETFYTFSSFATPPSTFRYDLITGESRLLRRANVDVDPANFEVKQVFYASKDGTKIPMFITHRKGLVLDGNQPTLLYGYGGFNIPLPPSFSISRIAWMEMGGVFAVANLRGGGEYGEEWHQAGTKLKKQNVFDDFIAAAEWLIANKYTSSKRLAIQGGSNGGLLVGACLTQRPDLFGACLPAVGVMDMLRFQKFTAGRYWVDDYGSSDDPEEFAALFKYSPYHNIKPGTKYPATLVTTADTDDRVVPGHSFKFAAALQAAQAGDAPILIRIETRAGHGAGKPTTKIIEEVADQMAFLVKVFGMSVK, from the coding sequence ATGACTGCTGCAACTGCTGCTCCCCCCGGCCCTCCGAAAACTGCCACCGTCGACCATGTCGACGAATATCACGGCGTGAAGGTGCGGGACCCTTACCGCTGGCTGGAAGACGATGTCCGTACGTCCACGGAGGTCGCCGCCTGGGTGGAGGCGGAAAACAAGGCGACGTTCGGCTTTCTCGAAACGATCCCCGAGCGGAAGTCGATCCAGGAGCGACTCACGAAGCTCTGGAACTACGAAAAATACAGCGCGCCCTTCAAGGGGGGCGGACGCTACTACTTCCTGAAGAATGACGGCCTGCAGAACCAGTTCGTGCTCTATGTTCAGGACACGCTCGAGTCTCCTCCGCGAGTGCTGATCGACCCGAATACCTGGTCAAAAGACGGCACGGTCGCCCTCGAAGACACGGTCTTCAGCGACGACGGCAAATACGTGGCCTACTCCGTCCAGGAGGCCGGTTCGGACTGGGTCGTCTGGAAAGTGATGGAGATCGATTCGGGAAAGATCCTGCCTGATGAAATTCGCTGGGTGAAATTCAATTCACCGGCCTGGACCGCAGATTCCAAGGGCTTTTTCTACGGCCGGTTCAGTGAGCCGAAGACGGGGGAAGAATTTCAGGGGCTCAACCTGAATCAGAAGGTCTATTACCACCGGATGGGACAGCCGCAGGACAGCGACGTCCTCGTCTTCGCCCGGCCCGATCATCCCGACTGGGGCTTCAGCTCCGAGGTCAGTGAAGACGGCCGCTATCTCGTCATCACGGTCCACGTCGGCACTGATGACAAGTACCGCGTCTTCTACAAGGATCTGCTCGAACCGTACGGGATGCCGATCGAACTGATCGACAATTTCAACAACGAGTACAGCTTCATCGGCAACGACGGCCAGGTCTTCTATTTCAAGACCGACCTCAACGCCCCACTGAAGCGGGTGATTGCGATCGATACCCGCAAGCCCGGACGCGAGCACTGGAAGGAGATCATCCCCCAGCAGTCTGTGCCGATGACACGCGTCGGGCTGATCGGGAACCTGTTCTGCGTCAGCTCACTGAAAGATGCGGTGAGCCAGGTCTCCCTGTTCACCATGGACGGGAAGTTTCTGCGGAACGTGGAGTTACCCGGAATCGGGGCGGCCAGCGGGTTCGGCGGCAAGCGGACCTATACTGAAACGTTCTACACCTTCTCCAGCTTCGCGACTCCGCCGAGCACCTTCCGTTACGACCTCATCACCGGCGAAAGCCGACTCCTGCGCCGTGCGAACGTCGATGTGGACCCGGCAAACTTCGAAGTCAAGCAGGTCTTCTATGCCAGCAAGGATGGCACGAAGATCCCGATGTTCATCACGCACAGGAAAGGGCTGGTTCTGGACGGCAACCAGCCGACGCTGCTCTACGGCTACGGGGGCTTCAATATCCCGCTCCCCCCGAGCTTTTCGATCAGCCGAATCGCGTGGATGGAAATGGGCGGCGTGTTCGCGGTCGCCAACCTCCGGGGAGGGGGTGAATACGGCGAAGAATGGCACCAGGCGGGGACGAAGCTTAAGAAGCAGAACGTGTTCGACGACTTCATCGCCGCGGCCGAATGGCTGATTGCCAACAAGTACACGTCGTCGAAGCGGCTTGCGATCCAGGGGGGGAGCAACGGCGGGCTCCTCGTCGGCGCCTGTCTGACTCAGCGTCCGGACCTGTTCGGGGCCTGCCTGCCTGCCGTCGGCGTGATGGACATGCTTCGCTTCCAGAAGTTTACCGCCGGTCGCTACTGGGTCGATGACTATGGTTCCTCGGACGATCCGGAAGAGTTTGCCGCGCTCTTCAAGTATTCCCCCTATCACAACATCAAGCCGGGGACGAAGTATCCGGCGACGCTCGTCACGACGGCCGACACGGATGACCGCGTGGTTCCCGGGCACAGCTTCAAGTTCGCGGCTGCCCTCCAGGCCGCCCAGGCTGGAGACGCCCCGATTCTGATCCGGATCGAGACGCGCGCTGGCCACGGAGCGGGGAAGCCGACGACCAAGATCATCGAGGAAGTGGCCGACCAGATGGCGTTCCTGGTGAAGGTTTTTGGAATGTCGGTGAAATAG